A genomic segment from Saprospiraceae bacterium encodes:
- a CDS encoding 3-oxoacyl-ACP reductase family protein — protein sequence MNNQPLPGIKLFDLSGKAAIITGGSKGLGLAMAEGLASAGANVMLVNRTSEEGLAAAKQISETYGVKASAFSADVTSIADTEAMAKATMATFGRIDILINSAGINIRGAIDELTPEDFNHVMNVNVNGTWLCSRAVTPYMKAQKDGRIINIASTLGVVGLANRTPYTASKGAVVQMTRALGLELAPFQINVNAICPGPFLTEMNLPIKDTPEAKNFIVGATALARWGELPEIQGAAIFLASPAATYMVGSMLTVDGGWTAK from the coding sequence ATGAATAACCAACCACTTCCAGGTATTAAATTATTTGATTTAAGCGGAAAAGCGGCCATTATAACTGGCGGTTCCAAAGGTCTTGGCCTGGCTATGGCCGAAGGATTGGCCTCTGCGGGTGCCAATGTGATGCTAGTTAATCGAACAAGTGAAGAAGGCCTTGCAGCTGCTAAACAAATCAGTGAGACCTATGGTGTAAAGGCTAGTGCATTCAGCGCTGATGTGACGAGCATCGCAGATACCGAGGCCATGGCCAAAGCAACCATGGCTACATTCGGCCGAATTGACATCCTGATCAATAGCGCAGGGATTAATATCCGAGGAGCCATTGATGAGCTCACTCCTGAAGATTTTAACCATGTCATGAATGTCAATGTCAATGGCACCTGGCTTTGCTCCCGGGCGGTAACCCCTTACATGAAAGCCCAGAAAGATGGTCGAATCATTAATATAGCCAGTACCTTGGGGGTGGTTGGCCTAGCCAATCGTACGCCTTATACTGCCAGCAAAGGTGCCGTGGTACAAATGACCCGCGCCCTTGGCCTCGAATTGGCGCCTTTCCAGATCAATGTCAATGCGATTTGCCCAGGCCCCTTTCTAACGGAGATGAATCTCCCTATAAAAGATACGCCTGAGGCGAAAAACTTTATTGTAGGGGCTACGGCGCTTGCACGCTGGGGAGAATTGCCGGAAATCCAGGGAGCCGCAATTTTCTTAGCCAGCCCAGCGGCAACTTACATGGTGGGGTCTATGTTGACGGTTGATGGAGGATGGACGGCAAAATAG
- a CDS encoding DUF5990 family protein encodes MKNAISIKLICTNFPGSACCGRENIFLSIQKNKEVLEETPGDSLSKTFSLSLECNMGKDGMPNFLGPYVFGSTGDKFLYLVWYSKENGIKEMFRRAKIKLNVLSWEQINTAIAQGKSIEAHIKLTDKKGEPVCASLKAENISWQ; translated from the coding sequence ATGAAAAATGCCATATCTATAAAACTCATCTGTACTAATTTTCCTGGCAGCGCATGCTGTGGTCGGGAAAACATCTTCCTGAGCATTCAAAAAAACAAGGAAGTGCTGGAGGAAACGCCGGGCGATAGCCTTTCCAAGACCTTTTCGCTTTCCCTTGAATGCAATATGGGGAAGGATGGAATGCCTAACTTTTTAGGGCCTTACGTTTTTGGAAGTACGGGGGACAAATTCCTCTATCTGGTCTGGTACAGCAAAGAAAATGGAATAAAAGAAATGTTTCGTCGTGCCAAAATTAAACTCAATGTACTGAGTTGGGAACAAATCAATACAGCCATAGCCCAAGGCAAAAGCATTGAAGCACATATCAAATTAACAGACAAAAAAGGAGAGCCGGTCTGTGCCAGTTTAAAAGCAGAAAACATTAGTTGGCAATAA
- a CDS encoding dehydrogenase yields MTGNKIPIFFFFTGIFFLFCQCKQEPSPPLSPKAASKSFQLTPGFNIQLVAAEPMVEDPVAMTFDEDGKLWVVEMRGFMPNIDREGEEDRVGRVSVLTDTDGDGQMDKSIIFIDSLILPRAIAVLSDGILIAESNPLWFAEDTDGDGKADKKTLVDSVYGGGGLPEHSPNGLWRGLDNWYYNAKARARYRRIGGQWITEKTEFRGQWGISHDDAGRLFYNYNWSQLHADLVPPNYLSRNPHHSPTTGIDHGLTIDRKIYPIRPNPAVNRGYIPGTLDEEGKLIEFTAACSPFVYRGKTLPKAFQGNAFVCEPSGNLVKRNVVTSSGFLLSAYDPSPGTEFLASTDERFRPVALTSGPDGALYIADMYRGIVQHGAYMTPYLKEQSLSRKLDRPVHMGRIWRVVPEKEKTAVVEPLSKKAPVEWVTLLSHPDGWYRDTGQRLLVERADPNVIPALRDLLEKGAEPLGRMHALWTLEGMGALTKEICWSALADKNVLVQTSALRLLEPLLLKDPTLKTQLGATLLDRWETAEPGMVLQMALSAASLEQAHKLTLLAAIVKRDGEAPLIRDAALSSLTDQEDALLQLLLKAPDWQTADPAKAIFIEMLASAIFNKGKASEIQALVGQFQPKSDTLHWQLRAALNGLAIQAGMQQTAPVVLSAIPACLNHIDLFDDAVQRQLNRLATGLTWPGKKEEMASAGNGKGLAEDELKQFALGRQQYLSICAGCHGTDGRGIRRFAPPLVQSEWVLGDDKKLALILLHGMEGPVEVNGIKYDAPDILPVMPSHSVIDDGDIAAILTYIRNEWGHQAGAVKPRTVGMTRVSSQGKVVPWSAEELKALPVEKETQ; encoded by the coding sequence ATGACAGGCAACAAAATACCTATTTTCTTTTTTTTTACAGGAATCTTTTTTCTTTTTTGCCAATGCAAGCAGGAGCCATCTCCACCTTTGTCACCTAAAGCAGCCTCCAAAAGCTTTCAATTAACGCCTGGGTTCAACATCCAATTGGTAGCTGCCGAACCAATGGTGGAAGATCCTGTTGCCATGACCTTTGATGAGGACGGCAAGTTGTGGGTGGTGGAAATGCGTGGATTTATGCCCAATATAGACCGCGAAGGTGAAGAAGACCGGGTAGGGCGGGTATCCGTTCTGACTGATACGGATGGCGATGGACAAATGGACAAAAGCATCATCTTTATAGATAGCTTGATCCTTCCCAGGGCTATTGCTGTTTTATCTGATGGTATATTAATTGCGGAAAGCAATCCATTATGGTTTGCAGAGGATACCGACGGGGATGGTAAAGCAGATAAAAAAACCTTAGTAGATTCTGTTTATGGCGGTGGTGGCTTACCTGAACATTCTCCCAATGGTTTATGGCGGGGGTTGGATAATTGGTATTACAATGCCAAGGCTCGTGCCAGGTATCGAAGAATAGGCGGCCAGTGGATCACGGAAAAAACCGAGTTTCGCGGACAATGGGGCATTTCTCATGATGATGCAGGGCGTTTGTTTTACAATTACAATTGGTCGCAATTACATGCAGACCTGGTACCTCCTAATTATTTGTCCAGGAATCCGCATCATAGTCCGACCACTGGCATAGACCACGGCTTGACCATCGATCGTAAGATTTACCCTATCAGACCTAACCCTGCCGTTAATCGCGGCTATATTCCAGGCACTTTGGACGAGGAAGGCAAGCTAATTGAATTCACTGCGGCCTGTTCTCCTTTTGTTTATCGAGGCAAAACCTTACCCAAAGCATTTCAGGGCAATGCCTTTGTCTGCGAACCCTCCGGGAATCTAGTTAAACGAAATGTAGTGACCTCCAGCGGATTTCTGTTGTCGGCCTATGATCCCAGTCCTGGTACCGAATTCTTGGCTTCCACAGATGAACGTTTTCGGCCAGTCGCCCTGACGAGTGGGCCAGATGGAGCCTTATATATTGCCGATATGTACAGGGGGATTGTTCAACACGGTGCCTATATGACGCCTTACCTGAAGGAACAAAGTTTGAGCCGAAAACTGGATCGCCCCGTACATATGGGACGAATCTGGCGGGTGGTACCCGAAAAAGAGAAAACAGCAGTGGTTGAACCACTATCTAAAAAGGCGCCTGTAGAATGGGTGACCTTGCTGTCGCACCCTGACGGATGGTACCGGGATACTGGCCAGCGCCTGCTGGTAGAACGTGCTGATCCTAACGTAATTCCTGCACTTCGTGACCTGCTTGAAAAAGGAGCCGAGCCCTTGGGCCGCATGCACGCGCTATGGACACTAGAAGGCATGGGTGCCCTTACCAAAGAAATATGCTGGTCAGCTTTAGCCGATAAAAACGTGTTGGTTCAAACCTCAGCGCTACGCCTTTTGGAGCCGCTGCTCCTAAAAGACCCAACCTTGAAAACGCAATTAGGCGCCACCTTGCTGGACCGATGGGAGACTGCCGAGCCAGGCATGGTCTTGCAAATGGCCTTATCAGCAGCTAGTCTGGAGCAAGCACATAAATTGACTTTATTAGCGGCGATAGTCAAAAGAGACGGAGAAGCTCCGCTGATTCGGGATGCTGCTTTGAGCAGTTTGACAGACCAGGAGGACGCCCTTTTGCAGCTTTTGCTGAAAGCACCGGATTGGCAGACTGCCGATCCTGCTAAAGCCATTTTTATAGAAATGTTGGCAAGCGCCATATTTAATAAAGGTAAAGCATCCGAAATTCAGGCACTCGTAGGGCAATTTCAACCGAAATCAGATACCTTACACTGGCAGTTAAGGGCAGCACTCAATGGCCTGGCCATTCAGGCCGGGATGCAGCAGACCGCCCCCGTAGTATTGTCTGCTATACCAGCATGTTTAAACCATATTGACCTTTTTGACGACGCCGTGCAAAGGCAACTTAATAGGCTAGCGACTGGCCTGACTTGGCCTGGCAAAAAGGAAGAGATGGCCTCTGCTGGCAATGGGAAGGGATTAGCAGAAGATGAATTAAAGCAATTTGCGCTGGGTCGCCAACAATATCTCTCTATTTGCGCTGGCTGCCATGGGACGGACGGTAGGGGGATTAGACGTTTTGCCCCTCCATTAGTTCAATCTGAATGGGTTTTAGGTGATGATAAAAAGTTGGCCCTTATCTTGCTTCATGGTATGGAAGGACCAGTTGAGGTAAATGGCATAAAATACGATGCTCCGGATATTCTTCCCGTAATGCCATCGCATTCGGTTATCGATGATGGGGATATTGCGGCTATTTTAACCTATATTCGCAACGAATGGGGACACCAGGCAGGTGCCGTCAAACCCAGAACGGTGGGTATGACGCGGGTGAGCTCCCAAGGCAAAGTCGTACCCTGGTCCGCCGAAGAGCTAAAAGCCCTTCCAGTGGAAAAAGAAACACAGTAA